A section of the Pseudorasbora parva isolate DD20220531a chromosome 2, ASM2467924v1, whole genome shotgun sequence genome encodes:
- the LOC137090209 gene encoding zinc finger protein 160-like yields the protein MEEHEESEELSEVEEEHHVKPGEKPLSRSKTKKTFIKKTKGKKSTTCTQCGKSFTTKQHLNVHMRVHTGEKPFECDQCGKSFTQKPNLMKHMMFHTGEKPYSCDQCGKSFTQKPNLTKHMMFHTGEKPFTCDQCGTSFALKIRLTEHMRIHSGEKPFSCDQCGKSFPYKQSLEGHMRIHSGQKPFTCDQCPRSFTQKIHPKIHMMRHTGEKPHACDKCGKSFTSSSHLTSHMRIHTGEKPFMCDQCEKRFSNKQSLDDHLSIHTGKRPFSCDQCGKSFVKSDKLKRHMKIHTGEKPFSCDQCGKSFLESTNLKAHMRIHTGEKPFSCDQCGKSFMDSRYLKSHMRIHTGEKPCKCDQCEKRFANRNNLERHMRIHTGERPFSCDQCGKSFKDNASLKIHKRVHTGERPFSCDQCGKSFKDNASLKIHKRVHTGEKPFSCDQCGKSFKDIASLKIHKRVHTGEKPFMCDQCEKIFARRQNLNAHMKIHTGERPFKCDHCGKSFNYLSNLKKHLTVHTKEKPHSCSVCGTSFSLMQSLHIHQKIHTGVKNYMCFECEKTFISARHLKLHQRTHTGEKPYKCSHCDKRFGVTSHLKRHERIHSRKKPQE from the coding sequence ATGGAAGAGCACGAGGAGAGTGAAGAACTGAGTGAAGTGGAGGAGGAACATCATGTCAAACCTGGAGAAAAACCTTTGAGTCGCTCAAAGactaaaaagacatttataaagaaaacaaaaggcAAGAAATCTACAACCTGCACTCAGTGCGGAAAGAGTTTCACAACCAAACAACATCTGAATGTCCATATGAGAGTtcatactggagagaagccgttcgaatgtgatcagtgtggaaagagtttcacacaAAAACCAAATCTTATGAAACACATGATgttccacactggagagaagccgtactCATGTGATCAGTGCGGGAAGAGCTTCACACAAAAACCAAATCTTACGAAACACATGATgttccacactggagagaagccattcACATGTGATCAGTGCGGAACAAGCTTTGCATTAAAAATACGTTTAACGGAACACATGAGGATCCactctggagagaagccgttctcATGTGATCAGTGCGGGAAGAGTTTTCCATACAAACAAAGTCTTGAGggtcacatgagaattcactcTGGACAGAAGCCGTTCACCTGTGATCAATGTCCGAGGAGCttcacacaaaaaatacacCCTAAGATTCACATGATGAGgcacaccggagagaagccgcatgcatgtgataaatgtgggaagagtttcacgTCTTCATCACACCTTACGAGTCACATGAGGATCCACACCGGAGAAAAGCCATTcatgtgtgatcagtgtgaAAAGAGATTCTCAAACAAACAAAGTCTTGATGATCACTTGAGCATTCACACTGGAAAGAGACCGTTCTCATGTGATCAGTGCGGGAAGAGCTTCGTGAAATCTGATAAACTTAAAAGACACATGAAAattcacaccggagagaagccgttctCATGTGATCAGTGCGGGAAGAGTTTCCTGGAATCCACAAACCTTAAAGCACACATGAGGatccacaccggagagaagccgttctCATGTGATCAGTGCGGGAAGAGCTTCATGGATTCAAGATATCTTAAGAGTCACATGAGGATCCACACCGGTGAGAAGCCATGCAAGTGTGATCAGTGTGAGAAGAGATTCGCAAACAGAAACAATCTTGAGCGTCACATGAGGATCCACACCGGAGAGAGGCCGTTCTCATGTGATCAATGCGGGAAGAGCTTCAAAGATAATGCAAGTCTTAAGATTCACAAGAGAGTTCACACCGGAGAGAGGCCGTTCTCATGTGATCAATGCGGGAAGAGCTTCAAAGATAATGCAAGTCTTAAGATTCACAAGAGAgttcacaccggagagaagccgttctCATGTGATCAATGCGGGAAGAGCTTCAAAGATATTGCAAGTCTTAAGATTCACAAGAGAgttcacaccggagagaagccgttcatgTGTGATCAATGCGAAAAGATATTCGCTAGAAGACAAAACCTTAATGCTCACATGAAGATCCACACCGGAGAGAGGCCGTTCAAGTGTGATCACTGTGGGAAGagttttaattatttatcaAACCTGAAGAAACACCTGACAGTTCATACGAAGGAGAAGCCACATTCATGCTCTGTGTGTGGAACGAGTTTCTCACTGATGCAAAGTTTACACATACATCAGAAAATACACACTGGTGTAAAAAATTACATGTGCTTTGAGTGTGAGAAGACTTTTATTTCAGCGAGACATTTAAAACTGCACCAGAGGacccacactggagagaaaccttacaagtgttcacactgtgacaagagatTCGGCGTGACATCACATCTGAAAAGACACGAGAGGATCCACAGCAGAAAGAAGCCGCAGGAGTGA